From the genome of Vibrio orientalis CIP 102891 = ATCC 33934:
TCAACCATTCTCTGGTGTTGGCGGAGAGCTACTACCAACCGGGGCGATGACGGCATTGATCGGCGCACCATTTTTGCTTTGGTTACTGCAGCGAACTAAGCTTCAGGCCGATCTAAAAGCTCGCTCTGAACATGTAGAGCATTACCGCCAAGTTGACACTGCCAAGCTTGTCACAGTAATAGTTGTGGTGCTCATCCTAGTCACCTTATTTGCACTGACCGTTGGCAAAACGCCGCAAGGTTGGGAACTAAATTTTAATCGCTCAATATTTGATTTGCGCGCACCACGAGTGTTAGTCGCACTATTGGCAGGTGTCGGTCTCGCGTTTGCCGGTACACTGATTCAGCGTATCTCTAACAACCCAATGGCTAGCCCAGAAGTACTAGGAATCAGTTCAGGCGCTGCTCTAGCGCTGGTGTTAGGGACAGTTTTGGGAATTACCGTTGGCCGAGAACAGCAAATGCTGATCGGAACGGTAGGCGCACTATCCGTGACTGCTCTGGTGTGGTTAATGGGAAGAAGGCATAACTTTGCACCAACCCAAACCCTATTAACCGGAATTGCGCTTAGCGCGGGTCTTGATGCCCTGCTGCGTATTGCGATGAGCTCTGGACATGACAATGCCACAACGTTGCTCACCTGGTTGTCTGGTTCAACTTACCTAGTAGCAGGCCAAGATATTCTCATTCTAGCGGTTGGAGTTACGCTCACCGGAGCCATCGCTTTATCACTTAATCGCTGGGTTGAACTGATTGGTATCGGAGAAGTAACCGCCAACAGCCTAGGTATGGACTCGACCGTGGTGAGACTGGTACTACTGCTTTTGGTCGCGGCATTAACCACTTTATGTACCATCGTTATTGGCCCACTCAGTTTCATCGGCTTGCTGGCCCCTCATATGGCTAGATCTCTGCATCAATACCGCGCACTACCGCAAATGCTCACTGCCGCAGTATTGGGCGCGATAATCATGGTTATCGCTGATTGGATAGGACGAACCCTTTGGTTCCCTTGGCAATTCCCAGCAGGCTTACTCGCGTCTTTGATTGGCGGTGGATACTTCTTGTATTTAATGAGACGTTAACTCTAGAGCCCTCCAAATTGCGAGGGCTTATTGGCTTCAGGTCTTGCTAGACTCCGACCTCTACAACGCCAGGTATTTTCGTTACCAAAATACAATCAGTGACTTTCCAGCCAATTTGTGTTTACCATTAAGCCAATAAGAATAACAACTCATTGATTATTATGAATACGACAGCCATCACTCAGCTTCAGCAAGATCTGTTGGTTAAAGTTATTACTCGGCTTAAAGAAGACAATGCACAAGCAGGTGATAGCCTGAATGAGTCTTCATTAGCACAGCAATTCGAAGTATCCCGAACCCCGCTAAGAGCAGTACTTAAGCATTTGTCCACTTTAGGCGTAACCAAGGCCGTTCCCTACAAGGGGTTTGTGTTGCTAACCGACGCTGAGGAGATCACTATTTCTTTCGCTACAGATGGCGAACCATGCCGTCAAGATTTATTGTATCTGCGTATCTTAATGGATCTATTTTTTGGTGAGCTTGACGCATCATTCTCAGAAAATGAATTACAACAGCGCTACGACGCTAACCGAGGGGAAATCCAAAATGTCCTTCGATTGCTAGAAACCGATGGCATCTTTCGTCGTAGCCCTGGATACAAATGGTATGTTGATGGCGTATTGAACACACTAGAAAGACATGCAGAAAGTTATCGATGTCGACTCATCTTCGAGCCCGCTGGTCTACTGGAGCCAACTTGGGCACTCAACCTCGCCAAGTTTGAACGTTGCCGAAACAATCATATCCAAGCGATTAACGAGCCACATTTGGTTTCCGCTAGCCAGCTGTATGAACTCAGTGCTAGCTTCCATGAACTGCTGTCAGCTTGTTCGGGAAATCGCTTTTTACTTGGCACTATGCAGCAGCATAACCGATTGCGTAAGGCAACCGACCTCGTTTCTATGCACATTCAGTCATCTGTCGCTAAGTCCTGCCAACGTCGATTAGATATCATCGAATTACTACTTAATGGTGACAATCGAACCGCTGCCGCGAAGTTAACCCAACTATTAGAAAACGACATTCGAGTGATGACGCGGACCTACAAGGATGTAATGAATGTATCTCGGCAACAACGAGAAAGCCTGATAAATAGCATCACTTCTACCCCAAGTTAATCTCTCTACAGGCGGCCTCTCCGGCTGCCTTTTCATGTCTATAAACCCTCACTTGCCAACAAGATAACGTTAATACTCAACTGAACAACCCCGCTGCTCCCACCTAACACGTAAAAACAATATCGTTGTCGATATACCTATCAAAAATAAATCATGCTTATGTATTGTTTTTTCGCAACAAAAACACAATAATAATGATTCTTATTTAGAAATGATAAAAATAACAATTTGCGTTTACTTTTCTAGATAGTGAATTTGCAGCCTTCACCTCTATCTGAGCCCACCAAAGATGAAGGCGTGTTAACCAAAACAATTACCATAGAGAAAGAAATGAACGTAATAAAAGGAATTTTTCCGCTATCTTCTATCGCGTTGGCCATTGCGGCAGCAAGCACACCAGCGATGACTCATGCTCAAGAATACACAACAACACAAGAGAAAATGGTGGTGGTGTCTAGCCGCACCCCTAAAGCGCTCAGCGACATTCCTGGCACCGTTTGGTACATAGATTCGGAACAGATCGAGCAAGAATATCGAGGTGGTAAAACACTTGGTGAAATTCTTGCCGCAACCATTCCCTCTTTAGATATGAGTAGCGGCGGTCGAACCAATTACGGTCAAAACTTACGTGGCCGCAAAATGCTGGTAATGATTGATGGTGTGTCACTACAATCTTCACGCCAGATAAGCCGCCATTTAGACTCCATCGACCCATTTAACATCGAGCGCATCGAAGTACTTTCTGGAGCAACCTCGATCTATGGAGCAGGCGCATCAGGGGGTGTTATCAACATCATTACCAAGAAAGCGCAGGGTGACGAACTCGAGTTTGAATCTTATGTTGGCGGTTCGTCAGGTTTCAATTCCGGCGAAGATTTTGATTATAAGCTGGGCCAATCTATTGCGGGTGGCAATGAGAAAGTACAAGCGAGAGCGTCGGTAATCTATACCGAAACGCAAGGCTTCTTTGATGCCAATGGCGACATCGTTATTCCTGATATTTCACAGGGCTCACTGCAGTTTAACCAGACCATCGACTTCTTAACGACTGTCGGTGTAAATCTCTCTGACACTAAGAAGATCAACTTCTTAGCTCAATATTATGACAGCCAACAAGACTCTCCATATGGCCTATACATTGAAAACTATAAGTTTATCGATGTACGCAAAGGTTTCGAGTCAGATCGCGAGCATGGTACTGAGCGTATTATGCTCAGCGCATCGTATGTGGATGAAGCATTCTTAGGCCACCAGCTTCTTGCAGAAGCCGCCTACCGTAAGGAAGATCAAACCTATACTCCTTACTATCAGTCTTCAGGCCAGCAGATCACCGACGTGCTGTCTCTTAAAGCTGCGTTGGCGAAAAGCTATAACCGCTTCAATTTCGTTTATGGTATCGATGCTTATCAAGACTCATTGGAAAGTAATCAAGCCCTATACGATCCGACGATCGCCAACAGCTCAGGCGATTTGATCAATAAGACTTATGCTCAAGTAGGTCGTTATCCGGGTGTCGAAGTCGGCTCAGTCGCCGGGTTTATTCAAGCAGATTATGCCATTACTGATAACTGGACTGTCGAAGGGGGCTATCGCTACCAGTACATGGTCAACAAGATCGATGACTTTGTCGGCTATACCCAGCAAAAGAACATTGCTAAAGGCAAAGGCAGCAGTGCAGATGCTGTTCCTGGGGGAGAAACCGACTACAGTGTTGGATTGTTTAACCTAGGTACCATTTACCACATCAACGGTAACTCTCAGGTGTGGGCGAACTTCTCGCAAGGCTTTGATCTTGCCGACCCTGCTAAATACTACGGCCAAGGTGACTACACTCTAGTTGGCGAGCACTGGCAGCTCAACGACAGTATTAATGTCTCTGACTCTAAGCTATCAGGGATCAAAACCAACAGCTTTGAGCTAGGTTACCGCTTAGATACAGGAGAGCTCAACTTACAGACCGCGGCTTATTACTCTCAATCCGATAAGAGTGTGAAGTACAACAAAACCACGCTATTGATTGAAGACGTTGAGGACAAAAAACGAGTTTACGGCCTAGAAGCCCTTGCTTCTTACTGGGTTCATGACAACGTACAGCTCGGTGCCTCTGGTCATTACGTGATTTCTGAACTCGATGGTGACAATGGTTGGGAAGATCTATCAGCGGGCGAAGCAAGTACTTCAAAAGCTAGTGCTTGGGCAGGTTGGTACGATGCCAATTTAGCGCTAAAACTACAAAGCCAAACCATGTTTGATTATGAAGATGAAGCTGACAACAAGCTTGATGGTTACACAGTCTTTGACCTAGTGGGTAGCTATCAGCTTCCTGTCGGTAGCCTAGGTTTCGGAATTCAGAATCTATTCAACGAAGACTACACCACGATTTGGGGTCAGCGTGCACAAATTCTTTACTCAAGCCATTATGCGCCTGAAGCGTATGACTACAAAGGCCGTGGCCGCACCTATACACTAAACTATCAAGTTAAGTTTTAAACTGAACAGCGAATAAAAAGCCGCCCGTCGTTGGGCGGCTTTTCTATAATCACTTTGCTATAGCTGTTTCTTACGGCTTGGCAAAAATACCTCACCCAACATACAACGAACGCTGCCACCACCAATGTTTTCAATCGTCTTCACATTGAATGGCAGTAATTTACCGTGGCTTGCAAGCTGTGCACGTTGCGCTGGAGAGAACGCATCATAAGCAGATTGCGACATCGCGATAACCTTCTCACCATTGATGGTTTCAAGTTGGAGGATATTGCCACAGAAGTTATTCATCTGCTCAAGTGAAATTGAAATCACCTGCTTATCTTTTGCCAAAGATTTGATCACAAAACGTCGCTCAAATTCAGGGATCACTTCATCACAAATAACGCAGAAGCTTTCCCCAATCGCCATCATCACATTGGTATGGTAGATCGGCTTGCCTGAAGGAAGTGCTGTTTGAAATGAGACCACTCGATCGTAACCAATACGCTTTGAGTAATCTTCCAATACTTCGCGATCACAACGCTGTGATAAGGCGGCATAGACAGTTTTATTTACGTGATCTTTAACCATCACGCCGGTACTTTCTAAATGCGCATCTTGCTGGAGGTAGTCCGTCAAAGAATCTTGAAGGGTAATCGTACGGCCGGCTTGTTGCAGCGCTTCAGCCAATGCATCTACTTTGACTTCATGCTGGCGGTTTTTACATGCCATTGGAAAGGTAAATAGCTCACCTTTAGCAGTCGTACTAAACCAGTTATTTGGGAAAACTGCATCCGGTGTTTCAACTTCTCCGAGCGGGTAATCAAACTCAACCACTTGGACGCCCGCTTGGCGCAACGAAATGACCATCGCGTTGAATTCTTGCATGGCAGCTAGACGAACTTGGCTCGTCGACTCAGTCACTTGGTGCTGAAATTCATTGTCTTGTGCAGTTTCTGCGTTAAACGCAAACTCTTTAGGCGGCACCATCACCACACAGTTAGCGTTTTGTACTGTTGATTGTTTTTTTTGTAGTAGGGATTGCTGTTTCAACATTAGGACAAACTCAATTAATCTCACTCATTACGGCTAATTGTAGACATAATGTTAAAATAAGATTTACTGAAATAACCTATGCAAAGGCTGTCAATCCAGTTAAATAGCATGAGAGAATCTAAATTTGCAGCAATTTTTATTGCCACGATGACTTTTAATCAAATCGTGCTGAATATTATGCATCGAAAGGAGTAATAAACTGGTTACATTTCACACATTAACGTTATACCATTGGTTTTCCTTCCTATTTATGGACGAACACCTACGCCGTGTGGCGTAACACCTGTCTTTTGTGTGTTTAGGAATTTACTATGTTTAAGAAATTTGAAGGCTTTACCAAGCCTTTCCCCGAGCAAGAGCCTAGCCAGCCGCCATCGGGCATTTTTGCTTTTTGTCGCCACTATACGCGGGGATTTGAAGTTCCACTGATCATCATGTCTATTATGTCGACGATTGTCGCCATTGTAGAGGTATCTCTGTTCGGTGCGATGGGTAACCTCGTCGACTGGCTATCAACCAGTAATCCGGAAACCTTTTGGCAACAGAATCAAAGCGAGCTCCTATTTTACGGTACTCTTTTACTCGTTGTGATGCCGATATTGGTGATCGGCTACTCTTTGTTGATCCACCAAACGCTGCTTGGCAACTACCCAATGTCTATTCGTTGGCTAGCACACCGTTACTTACTAAAACAAAGTCTCAACTTTTACCAAGATGACTTTGCCGGTCGAGTGGCAACTAAAGTGATGCAAACCTCGCTGGCAGTACGTGAAACCGTGATGAAAAGCATGGATGTTTTTGTCTATGTCTCAGTTTACTTTACTTCAATGGTTGTCCTGTTAGCTCAAGCAGACTGGCGTCTAATGATCCCAATGGTGATATGGCTGTGCTGTTATATCGCTATCCAGATTTACTTTGTGCCTAAACTAAAGAGCGTCGCGTCAGAACAAGCAGACGCTCGTTCAACCATGACGGGACGCATCGTCGATAGTTACACCAACATCGCCACAGTGAAGCTGTTCTCGCACAGTAAGCGCGAAACCGAGTACGCAGAAAAAGGCATGAACGGTTTCTTAGACACCGTCTATCGCCAAATGCGTCTGGTCACTGGTTTTGATGTCGCGGTTGAAATCACTAACTACATTCTTGTGTTCTCAATTGGTGCTCTGTCTATTTTCTTATGGATGGATGGTTCGATCAGTATTGGCGCGATTGCCATTGCTATCGCTTTAGCCCTGCGTATCAACGGTATGTCGATGTGGATCATGTGGGAAGTCGGTGCTCTGTTTGAAAACATGGGTACGGTAGTAGACGGGATGAAAACCCTAGCGAAACCCATCGACATACAAGACAAGCCGAACGCTAAGCCAATCGTGGTAGACCAGGGTGGCATTGAGTTTGATGATGTCAGCTTCCACTATGGTGATAAATCGAAAGGGGTGATCAGTAACCTTAACCTCAATATCAAACCAGGCGAGAAAGTGGGATTAGTGGGGCGCTCAGGTGCAGGTAAGTCGACGCTGGTAAACTTATTGCTACGCTTCCATGATGTTGAGAGCGGTAACATAAAGATCGATGGCCAAGTTATCTCGGATGTCACGCAAGACTCACTGCGCAGCAAGATTGGCATGGTGACGCAAGATACCTCATTGCTGCACCGCTCGATCCGCGACAACATCTTATATGGTAATCCTGATGCCTCTGAAGAAGATTTATTGCGTGCAACCAAACAAGCCCATGCACATGAGTTTATAGAAACGCTGAATGACCCATTTGGCAACGTTGGTTATGACGCTCAAGTCGGGGAGCGAGGCGTTAAACTCTCAGGAGGTCAGCGTCAGCGTATTGCGATTTCACGCGTACTACTTAAAGACGCACCGCTACTGATCCTTGATGAAGCCACTTCCGCGCTCGATTCAGAAGTCGAAGCAGCGATTCAAGAAAGCTTAAACGAGCTAATGCAAGGCAAGACGGTGATAGCGATTGCTCACCGACTTTCGACAATTGCGGCGATGGATCGCTTGATCGTACTTGATAAAGGTGAAGTGGTTGAACAGGGCACTCACCACGAGCTCGTTCAAAGCGGCGGTATATACGCTCAACTATGGGCGCACCAGACTGGAGGCTTCATCGGCGAAGACCAAACCGAACAAAAACAAAGCGCTTAAATGCTCAGTTTATAAAATCGCTAGGGAGATTAGCCCTTCACTAGCGATTTTAGCTAACGGAAACACAAAATATATCTTTACATCACACTGTAATCAGGTAATATTTAGATCGCTCTGCAAGACAGGGTTATTTGTGAAACTGCAAGTAAAAGTAAATCCTTAGAATTCTGCGTTACCGTTGTTATCCTCAGTGTTTCCCTTAGCTTCATTGTTTACACATTAAATAGTTCGATTTTTCAGCGCACTACAATTTAATTTTTTATATAAGGGACACATTATGTCTAACAAAACTACTGGTATCGTAAAATGGTTTAACGAAGAGAAAGGCTTCGGTTTCATCACTCCAGAAAACGGCGGTGCTGACGTATTCGTTCACTTCCGTGCTATCACTTCAGACGGTTTCAAAACTCTGAAAGAAGGCCAACAGGTTTCTTTCGAAGTTGAACAAGGCCAAAAAGGCCCACAAGCTGCTAACGTAGTACCAGCTTAATTTTAATTGACCTAGTCAATTACTAAGATTTTGAAAACCAGCCCTAGTGGCTGGTTTTTTTATGCCTGCCATTAAATAGCTCAACCTGTGTTCCCCTAACAAGAAAAAGCCCTACCGAAGTAGAGCTCCTTTCAAACAACCGATTGAAAAATGCACTTTATGCAGAATTGCTTAGTGTTCTATTCACATTGATTATGCTGGCTGCTATTCACTTTACGCCAAACGCCCCACTGACCATCAGAACCTGGCTCGTTACCTTGTGTCCACCACTGGTTGTCCCACTCAGCCCCTTGCCACGTCACTCGTTGACACGGAGAAGAGTAAGTTTTACCCGCTTGCCATAGCGGAGATTGAGTCACCTCTGGAATTGGTGACTGCACGACTGAAACTTCTGCATTATCGGAAAGCTCACCATCACTAATTGTAAGAGAGAATCGATACGTCGTTTTAGCGTCAGTGTCAGCTAAACGAACGACCGTATTCGCTTCAGTTGGTGTCTCTAGTACCGCTAACGGGAATGTCGGCGCAATCTGTTGCCATTGGTAAACTAAGCTATCACCATCAGGGTCCGTTGATTTATCACCGCTTAACAATAAAGAGCCGGCGCCTTCCAATGTGTTTTTGTCGGTTGTTACAATCGCATTTGGCGCTTGGTTTGTCTCTGTCGGCTCCTGAATTAGGATCTGTTTTTCTTGTGTCGAGGCATCAAACGACCCCGAAACTACTGGCGAAGACCACTGTTCTGCACTGTTACTAAAGTACAAGCGGTAATCTTTAATTGTGCCGTTAACATTTCCATCCTGTCGTGGAAGGTAGTTAATCTGCGACAATTCAACACGACCACCTAAATCAATCACCATTTCATGAGGTGGATTCGCTAATGGAGATTCACTCCAACGACTATGCCAAAACGTTTTTGGATCACCATCAATCGCTTGAACAGCATAACGGGGATAGCGAGTCTCTTCACTTGACACCGACACTATGGACAACTGTTCTGTTGGCACATAAGCCCCTTGACTATCCACAAAGCTCAACTCTGCAGCAGATGCAAAGCTTTGATCTTTGATCTCTGAATCAGCGACGAGTCGGACATAACGGAAACCTTCACCTGTCTCATCAGGGGTCTGGTCCGCAACATTCAGTTGCCATTGGCGCTCATTGACCAATCGACCGCTAGGATCAGACTTCACTTGACTCGTCGTATCCTTTACAACTGCTTTTAATGTATGGCTGCCTGACTCCAGTTGTTCAGCATCGAGTGTTAACTGCATATTCTGACCAGAATCCACCACCTTGCCATCTAGCAGCCACGTAATATTCAAGCGATTAATCGGGATTGGCGTTGTCACTGAGAAAGATTGAATACCTTGCATATCAATACTCTGTTCAATTGGACTTACTGAGGCTAATGGCTTGATAGTCTCGTATATCTTCAAGATCAGCGCTTCGGTATTAACTGCATCAAACTCTCGGCTTGAACCTAGCGAACGCATTAATGAGTTTTTTGTCGGACGATATTTGCCTTCAGCGCAATACTGTGCACCTTCAAATATTCCAACTTCAGGATCATGTTCCATCCAGTGTGACCATTTGACATCGCTCGATTTCATAGTGACATTCTTGGCACTTGGTTCACGGTTTAAGTTACAGGTCCCATAGCTGTATTCATCGGCCAATTTGCCATACGTATGCCCAACCTCATGCAAAGCTAAACCAACTGCACTAAGACTGGTGGTCATTGTTGCTATGTTTTGATAACCCGCACCACCGTACTTATCGGTATTTGAGACGACTAAATAGATTTCATCGGCATCACTTGGAAGTACCGACTTAGCTTCATCAATCGATTGATAACGATCTTTTAGCAAAAGTAAGCGATCTGAAGCACTACGGAAATAGCTCTTAAAAGCACTGCCCTCTAACGGACTCCCGTTCTCTGCTACACCGGACAGTTGACTTGGTTTTTCAATTAACCACACATTAAAATAGTCGCGATAGTCGCGATAAGGTGTTTTTGAAAAAAAACCGTCCATCACTGAAGCCGCATCTTGGCGAAATTTTTCTTTTTCATCAGCTCGATAACCATCGCCCAATAAAACCACGTCGATTTTGTCTTGAGCAGAGCCATTATCAATAAGTTTATAGGCTGAAGTCATTGCACTGCGCACCATTGGCGAAGACATCGCTTTATGACCACTCAACAAAAGCTCCACTACACTTCCATTCTCATTTAAGGTATAAGCTCGAATTGACTCACCCTGATTTAAAATAGCCTGTTGAGCAGCACTTAATGTGATAAATCCGCGTTCAAACCACTGTGCTTGAGATGAGATAAACTCGCCTGTCTGTTCATCGAATTCTTCAAATTGGGTATACAGAGGGTTCTCAAGTTCAATAAGGCCAATACGCTCATACGTTGCCCCTATCACTTCAATAACGATTTGTTGAGATGTTTCTAATCCTAGCTCTAACGCAGTGTACGACACAGAAGAAACGTTTTCTGACACCGTCACTTGCAGTTCGTGTGGAACTTCTGTGTTAGAGAAAGCACTCGTTGACACCAAGCCTGAAAGCGAGATCGCCATGGCCAGTGTTTTAAGCCTATGCTTCATCATAATTTAATCCTTTCGATTTCAATTTTTCTTCCATCCAACTCAAATGAACGACGCGCCGCCAACCATCCTATTCATACTGAGGCGACGCTCTCATTCGAGCGATGCGATTATGTCGGGAGAAACGCTCTTCTCCCGACAGCACAACTACCAAGATTTACTCAGTAACTAACAGGCAGGACCTTGTATAGCCCATACTCCACTCGCATCAGGGCGTTCACCTTTTGTCCACCACTTA
Proteins encoded in this window:
- the fhuB gene encoding Fe(3+)-hydroxamate ABC transporter permease FhuB; its protein translation is MNTLKINNAPQQYINLKAAALLAAALVSIVGLLEITAPYTLGIPLIWDTLFHYDPANYQHLITHLTYLPRLAVAIICGFGLAVAGCVMQFVLRNPIASPTTLGVAAGAELGMVLGILLIPVNMAVPHFIPAFIGGCLATGLVFALSSSRGFSPLHMVLSGMIVSLFLGSLNTMLLMLHEQQLTSIFVWGAGVLNQNGWTSTLMLIPLVTLPTLLLLLLQRPLSALQFGDNVATSLGVNIKQIKLLCLSLAIFITAAVVSEVGLIGFVGIVAPAIARMLGARTLVKQILLSGLIGSLILLTVDLLIQPFSGVGGELLPTGAMTALIGAPFLLWLLQRTKLQADLKARSEHVEHYRQVDTAKLVTVIVVVLILVTLFALTVGKTPQGWELNFNRSIFDLRAPRVLVALLAGVGLAFAGTLIQRISNNPMASPEVLGISSGAALALVLGTVLGITVGREQQMLIGTVGALSVTALVWLMGRRHNFAPTQTLLTGIALSAGLDALLRIAMSSGHDNATTLLTWLSGSTYLVAGQDILILAVGVTLTGAIALSLNRWVELIGIGEVTANSLGMDSTVVRLVLLLLVAALTTLCTIVIGPLSFIGLLAPHMARSLHQYRALPQMLTAAVLGAIIMVIADWIGRTLWFPWQFPAGLLASLIGGGYFLYLMRR
- a CDS encoding GntR family transcriptional regulator; its protein translation is MNTTAITQLQQDLLVKVITRLKEDNAQAGDSLNESSLAQQFEVSRTPLRAVLKHLSTLGVTKAVPYKGFVLLTDAEEITISFATDGEPCRQDLLYLRILMDLFFGELDASFSENELQQRYDANRGEIQNVLRLLETDGIFRRSPGYKWYVDGVLNTLERHAESYRCRLIFEPAGLLEPTWALNLAKFERCRNNHIQAINEPHLVSASQLYELSASFHELLSACSGNRFLLGTMQQHNRLRKATDLVSMHIQSSVAKSCQRRLDIIELLLNGDNRTAAAKLTQLLENDIRVMTRTYKDVMNVSRQQRESLINSITSTPS
- a CDS encoding TonB-dependent receptor, producing MNVIKGIFPLSSIALAIAAASTPAMTHAQEYTTTQEKMVVVSSRTPKALSDIPGTVWYIDSEQIEQEYRGGKTLGEILAATIPSLDMSSGGRTNYGQNLRGRKMLVMIDGVSLQSSRQISRHLDSIDPFNIERIEVLSGATSIYGAGASGGVINIITKKAQGDELEFESYVGGSSGFNSGEDFDYKLGQSIAGGNEKVQARASVIYTETQGFFDANGDIVIPDISQGSLQFNQTIDFLTTVGVNLSDTKKINFLAQYYDSQQDSPYGLYIENYKFIDVRKGFESDREHGTERIMLSASYVDEAFLGHQLLAEAAYRKEDQTYTPYYQSSGQQITDVLSLKAALAKSYNRFNFVYGIDAYQDSLESNQALYDPTIANSSGDLINKTYAQVGRYPGVEVGSVAGFIQADYAITDNWTVEGGYRYQYMVNKIDDFVGYTQQKNIAKGKGSSADAVPGGETDYSVGLFNLGTIYHINGNSQVWANFSQGFDLADPAKYYGQGDYTLVGEHWQLNDSINVSDSKLSGIKTNSFELGYRLDTGELNLQTAAYYSQSDKSVKYNKTTLLIEDVEDKKRVYGLEALASYWVHDNVQLGASGHYVISELDGDNGWEDLSAGEASTSKASAWAGWYDANLALKLQSQTMFDYEDEADNKLDGYTVFDLVGSYQLPVGSLGFGIQNLFNEDYTTIWGQRAQILYSSHYAPEAYDYKGRGRTYTLNYQVKF
- a CDS encoding arginine deiminase-related protein; translation: MLKQQSLLQKKQSTVQNANCVVMVPPKEFAFNAETAQDNEFQHQVTESTSQVRLAAMQEFNAMVISLRQAGVQVVEFDYPLGEVETPDAVFPNNWFSTTAKGELFTFPMACKNRQHEVKVDALAEALQQAGRTITLQDSLTDYLQQDAHLESTGVMVKDHVNKTVYAALSQRCDREVLEDYSKRIGYDRVVSFQTALPSGKPIYHTNVMMAIGESFCVICDEVIPEFERRFVIKSLAKDKQVISISLEQMNNFCGNILQLETINGEKVIAMSQSAYDAFSPAQRAQLASHGKLLPFNVKTIENIGGGSVRCMLGEVFLPSRKKQL
- a CDS encoding ABC transporter ATP-binding protein; the encoded protein is MFKKFEGFTKPFPEQEPSQPPSGIFAFCRHYTRGFEVPLIIMSIMSTIVAIVEVSLFGAMGNLVDWLSTSNPETFWQQNQSELLFYGTLLLVVMPILVIGYSLLIHQTLLGNYPMSIRWLAHRYLLKQSLNFYQDDFAGRVATKVMQTSLAVRETVMKSMDVFVYVSVYFTSMVVLLAQADWRLMIPMVIWLCCYIAIQIYFVPKLKSVASEQADARSTMTGRIVDSYTNIATVKLFSHSKRETEYAEKGMNGFLDTVYRQMRLVTGFDVAVEITNYILVFSIGALSIFLWMDGSISIGAIAIAIALALRINGMSMWIMWEVGALFENMGTVVDGMKTLAKPIDIQDKPNAKPIVVDQGGIEFDDVSFHYGDKSKGVISNLNLNIKPGEKVGLVGRSGAGKSTLVNLLLRFHDVESGNIKIDGQVISDVTQDSLRSKIGMVTQDTSLLHRSIRDNILYGNPDASEEDLLRATKQAHAHEFIETLNDPFGNVGYDAQVGERGVKLSGGQRQRIAISRVLLKDAPLLILDEATSALDSEVEAAIQESLNELMQGKTVIAIAHRLSTIAAMDRLIVLDKGEVVEQGTHHELVQSGGIYAQLWAHQTGGFIGEDQTEQKQSA
- the cspE gene encoding transcription antiterminator/RNA stability regulator CspE: MSNKTTGIVKWFNEEKGFGFITPENGGADVFVHFRAITSDGFKTLKEGQQVSFEVEQGQKGPQAANVVPA
- a CDS encoding M64 family metallopeptidase; this encodes MMKHRLKTLAMAISLSGLVSTSAFSNTEVPHELQVTVSENVSSVSYTALELGLETSQQIVIEVIGATYERIGLIELENPLYTQFEEFDEQTGEFISSQAQWFERGFITLSAAQQAILNQGESIRAYTLNENGSVVELLLSGHKAMSSPMVRSAMTSAYKLIDNGSAQDKIDVVLLGDGYRADEKEKFRQDAASVMDGFFSKTPYRDYRDYFNVWLIEKPSQLSGVAENGSPLEGSAFKSYFRSASDRLLLLKDRYQSIDEAKSVLPSDADEIYLVVSNTDKYGGAGYQNIATMTTSLSAVGLALHEVGHTYGKLADEYSYGTCNLNREPSAKNVTMKSSDVKWSHWMEHDPEVGIFEGAQYCAEGKYRPTKNSLMRSLGSSREFDAVNTEALILKIYETIKPLASVSPIEQSIDMQGIQSFSVTTPIPINRLNITWLLDGKVVDSGQNMQLTLDAEQLESGSHTLKAVVKDTTSQVKSDPSGRLVNERQWQLNVADQTPDETGEGFRYVRLVADSEIKDQSFASAAELSFVDSQGAYVPTEQLSIVSVSSEETRYPRYAVQAIDGDPKTFWHSRWSESPLANPPHEMVIDLGGRVELSQINYLPRQDGNVNGTIKDYRLYFSNSAEQWSSPVVSGSFDASTQEKQILIQEPTETNQAPNAIVTTDKNTLEGAGSLLLSGDKSTDPDGDSLVYQWQQIAPTFPLAVLETPTEANTVVRLADTDAKTTYRFSLTISDGELSDNAEVSVVQSPIPEVTQSPLWQAGKTYSSPCQRVTWQGAEWDNQWWTQGNEPGSDGQWGVWRKVNSSQHNQCE